GCCACCCAGGTGGCCAACGTTGAGCACACCAGCGACCTTTCCAAAACAGGCCAAAACCTAAGGAACCAGCAGCATCTGATTGTACCTGGAAATCATTATGCAAGTTCAAGGTGTCCTGCCATAATGAAACTCCGttgaattcctccaggaattccaaccagATGTGGAGATCGGTCTTCACCTCCCGGGAGAGGCGAACCCGATGATGCGGAAACTTTAACCCAGCAGTGAGACGCGCTAAGCGCGAACAGAAGGGGCGCCCCGGGGCCACCACCCTGCAAGCGAAATTCAAATGTCCCAAAAGCGACTGGAGTTGCCTGAGGGTCACTTTTCTCAGTGGAAGCAGTTCCTCTATAACCTTCCTCAAAGCTTCAAGCTTGTCCGCGGGGAGGCTAGAAGTTTGTTCCACCGTATCCAAAAGGATACCCAGGTAAGTGAGCTGGGTCGCGGGACCCTCTGTCTTGTCAGCGGCGAGCGGGACCCCCAATTCTTGTGTGAGGTCGGCAAAGGCTCGCAACAGCGCTAGGCAATCGCCGGTGTCATTTGCAGAAGCCAGTAAAAAATCATCCAGATAATGTGTGACTCCGCCCAGTCCCGTTTTGGACTTCAGGGCCCACTCCAAAAAGGTACTGAAAGCTTCAAAAGCGGCACACGCTATTGAACAGCCCATAGGCATAGCTTTGTCAAAGTAATACTTGCCTTCAAACTGGAAACCTAGGAGCCAAAAATCATCTGGATGAATTGGCAAAAGGCGAAATGCCGATTCAATATCGCATTTTGCCAATAAGGCACCGCGACCAAACTTCCGAATCATCTTGATCGCTTGATCAAGAGAAGCATACTTCACTGAGCAGAGTTCCGCTGGAATAACGTCATTAACTGACGTACCTTCAGGGTGTGATAAATTATGAATTAAACGAAATTCACCCGGGGCCTTTTTTGGTACGATACCTAATGGGGATATATGCAAATCACTAAAAGGGGGGGCGTCAAAAGGGCCAGCCATGCGACGCATAGCCACTTCCTTTGCTATTTTCTTGCGGGCGACCATAGGCAGCTCGCGAATTGATTTCTGGTTAGCAGGATTCCGTGCCACGGGAGACATGGCTACCGGAATCCGAAAGCCAACGCAGAAACCATTGTTCAAATAAGCCGCGGCCTCCCTGTTGGGGTAAGACTGGAGCCAGCACTGTAGAACCTGCAAGCGAATAGGGGTGTGGGCTAAAGATGTCAAAACATTACTTTCCTGGTGCTGTAGCTGCAGCAGAGGGGGTTGGTTTTGGGCTTTGCTGATAACCCCCTCTGCCTCCACGAAAGGGCCGACGACCACTAAAGCAAGCAGAAGCCGCATGCGCGCCACCGCATTTCTCACAAATGTGGGCGTATTTACACCCCTGGTGCTGACATGATCCCTTATTAAAATCCCAGCATAGCATACGGCGGCTAGTTCTAAACGCCGCCGGCTTGGGCTTCTGCTGTTCCGGAACTTTCTTGTCAATGAGCGGGGCCACATAGGTGGTCCACACATCGAGATCCTTACGATCCCAGCGAGCGGACGGAATCTTGGCCGCTCGACGCCTGAAATTCTCATCGTACTTTATTGCCGCTTTTTCACCAGCTTTGGTGAAGGCGGAGCGAACGATGGATAAGTAAACCAACAAATGAAGAGATCTCCGAGGATACGCTGCCACCACTACGCCGGCGAAGACTTGGAAACAGTCCAGCCAGTGTTCAAATGTTCTGTCAATTGAAGGGGCACCCGAGCGTTTCTTGGAGAAATTTCCTTTCTCCTGGTCCTCGGAAGGTGGGGCCAATTTAAACATATCAACATAACGGCCATTCAAAATCCTAGACCGTAGCTTCGTCGCCAGGTGTGAACCTGGGATGATGTCTCTGGCTGAATTGGTAGAGACCTTAACGTCTGGTACCAAGACGCCGTCCTTACACTCCTGTACCGCCCCGTACT
The sequence above is a segment of the Podarcis muralis chromosome 4, rPodMur119.hap1.1, whole genome shotgun sequence genome. Coding sequences within it:
- the LOC144327498 gene encoding uncharacterized protein LOC144327498, encoding MADDPAAMSRFAAEMDGFLQRCSSRPTTSARPHQSRVPSSPASSPSSGNEGEGLLVGGPRVDPQSTQPPGLPATRVRPRRTRLSSRRASRGKTPTAPTSRRCGAVRPSAVVASGSGTSHVVSPSVAAGPSQPDTDSGSSMEDSLPVPARRSLGGKHRRRKSSRKHAKRRREDSSSSYTGTSSSSDDEAGGSMELYWGFGEMASGLPRWAWERRANAHRAKYGAVQECKDGVLVPDVKVSTNSARDIIPGSHLATKLRSRILNGRYVDMFKLAPPSEDQEKGNFSKKRSGAPSIDRTFEHWLDCFQVFAGVVVAAYPRRSLHLLVYLSIVRSAFTKAGEKAAIKYDENFRRRAAKIPSARWDRKDLDVWTTYVAPLIDKKVPEQQKPKPAAFRTSRRMLCWDFNKGSCQHQGCKYAHICEKCGGAHAASACFSGRRPFRGGRGGYQQSPKPTPSAAATAPGK